In Flavobacterium sp. N1736, the following are encoded in one genomic region:
- a CDS encoding DoxX family protein, with translation MKKAKIIFWITTIIIFLFEGVMPALTSQTELAKEGIKHLGYPEYFGNALVVFKILGVLILVIPQVSNRVKEWAYAGFAFDFIFASISHFAVDGVDFQSFFPLIFLVILVISYIYHHKIERYKNIAL, from the coding sequence ATGAAAAAAGCAAAAATTATTTTCTGGATTACAACTATTATTATTTTTCTATTTGAAGGCGTTATGCCCGCACTGACTTCTCAGACAGAACTGGCAAAAGAAGGAATCAAACATCTTGGATATCCTGAATATTTTGGGAATGCATTAGTTGTTTTTAAAATTCTGGGCGTATTGATATTAGTGATTCCGCAAGTATCAAATCGTGTTAAGGAATGGGCTTATGCAGGTTTTGCTTTCGATTTTATATTTGCTTCAATAAGTCATTTTGCTGTTGACGGCGTTGATTTTCAATCCTTCTTTCCTTTAATTTTTCTGGTGATTTTGGTAATTTCTTATATCTATCATCATAAAATTGAGCGTTACAAAAATATTGCTTTGTAA
- a CDS encoding VOC family protein — translation MNIPKNHQVVMPYLIVNGALKFIDFTKNVFNATTLQAPILREDGTVQHAEITIHTSTIMVTDETKDWKVQNANLFVYVPDADESFKKAVQEGASVLMELSDQDYGRTCGVTDPFGNIWWITSVNKLTI, via the coding sequence ATGAATATTCCAAAAAACCATCAGGTTGTAATGCCCTATTTAATTGTAAACGGAGCATTAAAATTTATAGATTTCACCAAAAACGTTTTCAATGCTACCACATTGCAAGCGCCTATTTTGCGTGAAGACGGAACTGTACAACATGCAGAAATCACGATTCACACCAGTACAATTATGGTGACAGACGAAACAAAAGACTGGAAAGTACAAAATGCCAACTTGTTTGTGTATGTTCCTGATGCCGATGAAAGTTTTAAAAAAGCAGTTCAGGAAGGTGCCAGCGTTTTAATGGAATTAAGCGATCAGGATTATGGCAGAACTTGTGGCGTAACAGATCCGTTTGGAAATATTTGGTGGATAACATCCGTCAATAAACTGACAATTTAA